The Actinopolyspora erythraea genome has a segment encoding these proteins:
- a CDS encoding peptidoglycan-binding domain-containing protein gives MRRILSLAVMLPLLILAPATAAAAVQGSEGSRQSATPMTVAGECPPTFSRGDNAEMIVALQRALNDYSYEVKGPDLFVDGAYGPKTEAAVINFQSWYGLQVDGITGPETWGQLGFCTW, from the coding sequence ATGAGACGCATCCTGTCGTTGGCGGTCATGCTGCCGCTGCTGATCCTCGCCCCCGCCACCGCCGCCGCGGCCGTGCAGGGCTCCGAGGGGTCCAGGCAGAGCGCGACCCCGATGACCGTTGCCGGAGAGTGCCCGCCCACCTTTTCGCGTGGCGACAACGCCGAGATGATCGTCGCGTTGCAGCGCGCTTTGAACGACTACTCCTACGAGGTCAAGGGACCTGACCTGTTCGTGGACGGCGCCTACGGCCCGAAGACCGAGGCGGCGGTGATCAACTTCCAGAGCTGGTACGGCCTGCAGGTCGACGGGATCACCGGCCCCGAGACCTGGGGACAGCTCGGTTTCTGCACCTGGTGA
- a CDS encoding helix-turn-helix domain-containing protein, which produces MTSGDGDAVSSTVRRWQLTESLRQLREQAGFTMHEAADELRKQPGKWSRSKLQRIETRDQKVKYREVEQLLDLYEVTDTDLRTWLLDLASTANERGYWLAIRKEVPHDFRGVLEVEGALVAQRQLETMVVPGLLQTPDWARAVMTGGSPDLSAETIERRVMARMARQQVLTRAEPLRLHVLIDEPVLERPVGSDAIMWEQLKRLIECSQHEHITIQVLPRSAGATPAVDGPFSILTLPEPIPDFGYAEAPSGTLYIEDRDEVRNYTLRFGILTERAWSPEESAVRIERAAQQFAKSTT; this is translated from the coding sequence ATGACTTCGGGTGATGGGGACGCTGTAAGCAGCACTGTGCGGCGGTGGCAGCTGACGGAAAGCTTGCGTCAGCTCCGCGAACAAGCAGGGTTCACAATGCACGAAGCAGCTGACGAGCTGCGAAAACAGCCGGGCAAGTGGTCCAGGTCGAAGTTGCAGCGGATCGAGACGCGTGATCAGAAGGTCAAGTATCGCGAAGTCGAGCAACTACTTGATCTCTACGAGGTTACGGACACTGACCTGCGGACATGGCTGTTGGATCTTGCTTCGACTGCCAACGAACGTGGGTACTGGCTAGCTATTCGGAAAGAGGTTCCGCACGACTTCCGAGGTGTGTTGGAAGTCGAGGGGGCGCTGGTCGCTCAGCGTCAGCTCGAAACCATGGTTGTTCCCGGTTTGCTGCAGACCCCGGACTGGGCTCGCGCTGTGATGACAGGAGGAAGTCCCGATCTGTCCGCAGAGACCATCGAACGTCGCGTTATGGCGAGGATGGCACGTCAGCAAGTCCTTACCAGGGCTGAACCATTGAGGTTGCATGTGCTCATAGATGAGCCTGTTCTGGAGCGCCCTGTAGGTAGCGATGCCATCATGTGGGAACAACTCAAGCGGCTTATCGAGTGCTCACAGCATGAGCACATCACTATCCAAGTGCTTCCCAGATCGGCAGGAGCTACACCGGCTGTTGATGGTCCGTTCTCGATCCTCACGCTGCCTGAGCCCATACCCGACTTCGGTTATGCCGAGGCGCCAAGCGGAACACTTTACATCGAAGATCGTGACGAGGTGCGAAACTACACACTTCGGTTCGGTATCCTTACTGAACGAGCATGGTCTCCGGAAGAATCCGCCGTGAGGATTGAACGGGCCGCGCAGCAATTCGCGAAATCCACCACATAG
- a CDS encoding DUF397 domain-containing protein — protein sequence MWRKSSRSGGAGSGSGNCVEVAFGEGFAAVRDSKSPETGVFAVPTAQWRSFLASVRAGGERNRTGHPGSCPEPTERAESEVPTVEKLFPRPHGSLRQ from the coding sequence GTGTGGCGGAAGAGCAGCCGCTCCGGAGGTGCTGGCAGCGGCAGCGGCAACTGCGTCGAAGTCGCCTTCGGTGAGGGTTTCGCCGCAGTGCGGGACTCGAAGTCGCCCGAGACGGGCGTGTTCGCGGTCCCCACCGCCCAGTGGCGGTCCTTCCTGGCGAGTGTCCGTGCCGGGGGCGAGCGTAATCGCACTGGTCATCCGGGATCCTGTCCGGAACCGACGGAGCGAGCCGAGTCCGAGGTGCCGACTGTCGAGAAGCTGTTCCCACGGCCGCATGGGTCGCTGCGACAGTAG
- a CDS encoding type II toxin-antitoxin system Phd/YefM family antitoxin, with protein MSEVPIRVLNQETAQVLARVKRGEEIDITERGSIVARLVPATSNPLSEIAESGKLRLPTVEGPMPRPRGSIREDRDSGQLVSEMRDEERY; from the coding sequence ATGAGTGAAGTGCCCATCCGTGTTCTCAACCAGGAGACCGCGCAAGTATTGGCTCGTGTGAAACGCGGTGAGGAGATCGACATCACCGAGCGTGGTTCGATCGTGGCTCGGCTGGTGCCCGCGACCTCGAACCCGCTTTCCGAGATCGCTGAGAGTGGCAAGCTCAGGCTGCCCACGGTCGAGGGGCCCATGCCGCGTCCTCGCGGGTCGATCCGAGAGGACCGGGACAGCGGTCAACTCGTCAGCGAGATGCGCGACGAGGAACGCTACTGA
- a CDS encoding type II toxin-antitoxin system VapC family toxin gives MLYVDTSAVLKLVRRERETDELLSWLDARHGLPIVSSVLLEVEVSRALHRNAPESLDSVPAVLGRIATYEIDDLVRATAASYQDPNLRSLDAIHLATAAAIFQGRLSAFVAYDKRLLAAADALELPTACPGN, from the coding sequence ATGCTCTACGTCGACACCTCGGCGGTGCTCAAACTGGTTCGGCGTGAAAGGGAGACCGACGAGCTGCTCAGCTGGCTCGACGCGCGGCACGGTCTCCCAATCGTGTCCTCGGTGCTGTTGGAGGTCGAGGTTTCCAGGGCGCTTCATCGCAACGCGCCCGAATCGCTCGATTCCGTGCCCGCTGTTCTCGGACGCATCGCCACCTACGAGATCGACGACTTGGTACGTGCCACAGCCGCCTCCTACCAGGATCCAAATCTGAGATCGCTCGACGCGATCCATCTGGCCACCGCTGCCGCGATCTTCCAGGGGCGGCTCAGCGCCTTCGTTGCCTATGACAAGCGGCTACTCGCCGCAGCGGACGCGTTGGAACTACCTACCGCGTGTCCGGGTAACTGA
- a CDS encoding maleylpyruvate isomerase family mycothiol-dependent enzyme, with protein sequence MDEAVLDRVREDHHRLLDLVSELETSDLREPSRLPGWSRAHVVAHLANNAIALANMTSAAGRGELVDPYPDGDRDETIERDAAQDAIGLVQQTATAHAQLEIVWDSVAEHDWQRPVRFRDGTVADLVSCRWRELELHTLDLDLGHTELEWSPEFCGHAIDFLLPRLEGSDVVLVPRDLERTWEVGDSPKRKVEGSGASLACWLAGRTPQQLPSGDGPLPELGPWP encoded by the coding sequence ATGGACGAAGCCGTGCTGGACCGGGTCCGCGAGGACCACCACAGACTGTTGGACCTGGTCAGCGAGCTGGAAACCAGCGATCTCCGCGAACCCTCCAGGCTGCCCGGGTGGTCGCGTGCCCACGTGGTGGCGCATCTCGCCAACAACGCGATCGCGCTGGCGAACATGACCAGCGCCGCCGGGCGCGGTGAGCTGGTCGACCCGTATCCGGACGGCGACCGCGACGAGACGATCGAGCGCGACGCCGCCCAGGACGCGATCGGGCTGGTGCAGCAGACCGCCACCGCGCACGCGCAACTGGAGATCGTCTGGGACTCGGTGGCCGAGCATGACTGGCAGCGACCGGTGCGGTTCCGCGACGGCACGGTGGCCGACCTGGTGTCGTGCCGGTGGCGCGAGCTGGAGCTGCACACCCTGGATCTGGACCTGGGCCACACCGAGCTGGAGTGGTCGCCGGAGTTCTGCGGGCACGCCATCGACTTCCTGCTACCGCGACTGGAGGGCAGCGACGTCGTGCTGGTCCCCCGCGACCTGGAGCGCACCTGGGAGGTCGGAGACTCCCCGAAGCGGAAGGTCGAGGGCTCCGGCGCCTCGCTGGCGTGCTGGCTGGCGGGTCGGACCCCGCAACAGCTCCCGAGCGGTGACGGCCCGCTGCCCGAGCTGGGGCCGTGGCCGTGA
- a CDS encoding valine--tRNA ligase encodes MTQTSPAQPRELPSTWNPADVEAELYQRWVDAGYFTADANSDRPPFSIVIPPPNVTGSLHIGHAFEHTLMDLLTRRRRMQGYEALWLPGMDHASIAVQALVERQLQQEGIDHRELGREGFLERVWQWKEQHGGAILSQMRHLGDGVDWTRERFTMDAGLSRAVNTMFKRLYDDGLIYRAEQLVNWSPEMRTAISDIEVEHREVEGELVTMRYGDGDSALEVATTRVETMLGDTAIAVHPDDERYRHLVGTEIELPLAGRKIPVVADEHVDPEFGSGAVKVTPAHDPNDFEIGRRHDLPMPTIMDERGRITATGTRFDGMDRFEARVAVREALREQGRIVAEKRPYTHSVGHSSRSKEPIEPRLSMQWFVKVGPLAKMAGDAVRDGRVEVHPPELAKRYFDWIDNLHDWAISRQMWWGHRIPIWYGPEGEVVCVGPDEQPPTGEGWRQDEDVLDTWFSSGLWPFSTLGWPDDTADLRKFYPTSVLVTGYDILFFWVARMMMLGLYGMSDREPEQAVPFRRIALHGIVRDKHGKKMSKSSGNTVDPLQWIETYGTDAVRFTLARGANPGADAPMSDEWVAGARSFVTKLFNATKFALGKDAHVPERLPERAELTDADRWIVDRADALITEVDELLEDFQFAKSVEALYHFTWDEFCDWYVELSKVQLDEGGDRAESTRAVLGHVLDVLLRLLHPTVPFVTEALWTALTGRESVVIADWPTATRHPADTAAAERIDAVRSLVTEIRRFRADQGLKPNQKVAAELTGLSEVGIAEHEAAVRTLVKLTEPGEEFDSSSELRVGLSGGDVTVRLDLSGAVDLEAERKRLNKDLEAARKELAGTEQKLNNPSFTEKAPDEVVEKIRTRRANALAEIERINTRLESLPGA; translated from the coding sequence GTGACACAGACCAGCCCAGCACAGCCCCGTGAACTTCCGTCGACCTGGAACCCGGCCGACGTAGAGGCCGAGCTGTATCAGCGCTGGGTAGACGCCGGATACTTCACGGCCGACGCGAACAGCGACCGCCCGCCGTTCTCGATCGTCATCCCCCCGCCGAACGTCACCGGCAGCCTGCACATCGGTCACGCGTTCGAGCACACCCTGATGGACCTGCTCACGCGCCGCCGCAGGATGCAGGGTTACGAGGCCCTCTGGCTCCCCGGCATGGACCACGCCAGCATCGCGGTGCAGGCGCTGGTCGAACGCCAGCTGCAGCAGGAGGGCATCGACCACCGCGAGCTCGGCCGGGAGGGCTTCCTGGAACGGGTCTGGCAGTGGAAGGAACAGCACGGCGGGGCGATCCTGTCCCAGATGCGTCACCTCGGTGACGGGGTGGACTGGACCCGCGAGCGGTTCACCATGGACGCCGGGCTCTCCCGCGCGGTCAACACGATGTTCAAGCGGCTCTACGACGACGGGCTGATCTACCGCGCCGAACAGCTGGTCAACTGGTCGCCGGAGATGCGCACCGCCATCTCCGACATCGAGGTCGAGCACCGCGAGGTCGAGGGCGAGCTCGTCACCATGCGCTACGGCGACGGGGACTCGGCGCTGGAGGTGGCCACCACCCGCGTGGAGACCATGCTCGGCGACACCGCGATCGCGGTGCACCCCGACGACGAGCGCTACCGCCACCTGGTCGGCACCGAGATCGAGCTCCCGCTGGCCGGGCGCAAGATCCCGGTCGTGGCCGACGAGCACGTCGATCCGGAGTTCGGCAGCGGCGCGGTCAAGGTGACCCCGGCCCACGACCCCAACGACTTCGAGATCGGCCGCAGGCACGACCTGCCGATGCCGACGATCATGGACGAGCGCGGGCGCATCACCGCGACCGGTACGCGATTCGACGGCATGGACCGGTTCGAGGCGCGCGTCGCCGTGCGGGAGGCGCTGCGTGAGCAGGGCCGCATCGTCGCGGAGAAGCGCCCCTACACGCACAGCGTGGGGCACAGCTCGCGCTCCAAGGAGCCGATCGAGCCGCGGCTGTCCATGCAGTGGTTCGTCAAGGTCGGCCCGCTCGCCAAGATGGCAGGGGACGCGGTGCGCGACGGCCGCGTCGAGGTGCACCCACCCGAGCTGGCCAAGCGCTACTTCGACTGGATCGACAACCTGCACGACTGGGCGATCTCCAGGCAGATGTGGTGGGGTCACCGCATCCCCATCTGGTACGGCCCGGAGGGCGAGGTCGTCTGCGTCGGACCGGACGAGCAGCCGCCCACCGGTGAGGGGTGGCGCCAGGACGAGGACGTGCTCGACACCTGGTTCTCCTCCGGGCTGTGGCCGTTCTCCACCCTGGGCTGGCCGGACGACACCGCCGACCTGCGCAAGTTCTACCCCACCAGCGTGCTGGTGACCGGCTACGACATCCTGTTCTTCTGGGTGGCGCGGATGATGATGCTCGGCCTCTACGGCATGTCCGACCGCGAGCCCGAGCAGGCCGTGCCCTTCCGCCGGATCGCGCTGCACGGCATCGTGCGCGATAAGCACGGCAAGAAGATGTCGAAGTCCTCCGGCAACACCGTGGACCCGTTGCAGTGGATCGAGACCTACGGCACCGACGCCGTGCGGTTCACGCTCGCCAGGGGAGCCAACCCGGGTGCCGACGCCCCGATGAGCGACGAGTGGGTCGCCGGGGCGCGCAGCTTCGTGACCAAGCTGTTCAACGCCACCAAGTTCGCCCTCGGCAAGGACGCCCACGTGCCCGAGCGGCTACCCGAGCGCGCCGAGCTCACCGACGCCGACCGCTGGATCGTGGACCGGGCGGACGCGTTGATCACCGAGGTGGACGAGCTGCTGGAGGACTTCCAGTTCGCCAAGTCGGTCGAGGCGCTCTACCACTTCACCTGGGACGAGTTCTGCGACTGGTACGTGGAGCTGTCCAAGGTCCAGCTCGACGAGGGCGGCGATCGGGCCGAGTCGACGAGGGCGGTGCTCGGGCACGTGCTCGACGTCCTGCTTCGGCTGCTGCACCCCACGGTCCCGTTCGTCACCGAAGCGCTGTGGACCGCGCTGACCGGCAGGGAGTCCGTCGTCATCGCAGACTGGCCCACCGCGACGCGGCACCCGGCCGACACCGCCGCGGCCGAGCGGATCGACGCGGTCCGCTCGCTGGTCACCGAGATCCGCAGGTTCCGCGCGGACCAGGGGCTCAAACCCAACCAGAAGGTCGCCGCCGAACTGACGGGCCTGTCCGAGGTCGGCATCGCCGAGCACGAGGCGGCGGTCCGCACGCTGGTCAAGCTCACCGAGCCGGGGGAGGAGTTCGACAGCTCCTCGGAGCTGCGGGTCGGGCTTTCCGGGGGCGACGTGACCGTGCGGCTGGACCTGTCCGGGGCCGTGGACCTCGAGGCGGAGCGCAAGCGCCTGAACAAGGACTTGGAGGCGGCCCGGAAGGAACTGGCCGGCACCGAGCAGAAGCTGAACAACCCCTCGTTCACCGAGAAGGCACCCGACGAGGTCGTGGAGAAGATCCGTACGCGGCGTGCCAACGCGCTCGCCGAGATCGAACGCATCAACACCCGGCTGGAATCGCTTCCGGGGGCGTGA